The Candidatus Limnocylindrales bacterium genome has a segment encoding these proteins:
- a CDS encoding 2-oxoglutarate dehydrogenase E1 component: MNKPDFANISNADYVDSLYRQYQADPASVSEDWRIFFAGFDLAGGRAAAPALSAAAAPAAPVVRAETVEEARKASRRGGAAGPNVSVLDLIHSYRELGHLVADLDPLGENQTTHPLLELSQFGLVEADLSRAVEIPAFKAKPVARLGELIEHLRATYCGTVGIEYMYFQNKERREWIQERIEPSSNKPNLAPAERIQILEQLLRANMFEQFLHKKYVGAKRFSLEGAETLIPLLHEIVEETGRIGTREVVMGMPHRGRLNVLAHILGKPYEMILSEFEGNFLADSVQGDGDVKYHLGYSRDHRTRSGDDIHLSLLFNPSHLEAINPVAEGIVAGKQQYLADSTCSLVLPLLMHGDAAFMGQGIVMETLGLSELDAFRTGGTIHLIVNNQIGFTTSPKDYRFTRYPTEVAKLISALTLHANGDDPEAVVQAGRIAAEFRNRFHEDVLIDLVCYRRHGHNELDDPTFTQPLMYRKIAARPPVSRLYADRLVREGVLDENGVAAITGEIDAQLNEALDYARDFMPKQQVFSFGGAWKGMGWAGDDWSATTRVSADELRRIARAAATRPEGFTPHPKVEKLYAERAQMVETGTGIDWGCGEMLALGSLLIEGADVRLSGQDSGRGTFSHRHAALYDMENGQRLVPLDRMTADQGRFTLIDSNLSEAGVLGFEYGFASADPANLVIWEAQFGDFANGAQIIIDQFIASAESKWQRSNGIVLLLPHGYEGQGPEHSSARLERFLNLCAEQNMQVCNLTRPAQLFHALRRQVRRNFRKPLVIMSPKSMLRHKLCVSAIEEFTDSDFRLVLDEVEDIDREHVRRVLLCSGKVYYDLLADRTERNIHDVAIVRVEQLYPFPLTEVREVLSRYPADAEVDWVQEEPKNMGAWRFVFDRNHMILDEPRMLYYVGREAAASPATGSYKKHNAELRQLLDNAFRPSRSQSVSWVSHAS; the protein is encoded by the coding sequence ATGAACAAGCCCGACTTCGCCAACATCTCCAACGCTGATTACGTCGACTCGCTGTATCGCCAGTACCAGGCCGACCCGGCTTCGGTCAGCGAGGACTGGCGCATCTTCTTCGCAGGGTTCGACCTTGCCGGCGGGCGCGCCGCCGCGCCGGCGCTTTCGGCGGCCGCTGCACCAGCTGCGCCGGTGGTGCGTGCCGAAACCGTCGAGGAAGCGCGCAAGGCGTCGCGCCGAGGCGGCGCCGCCGGGCCGAACGTCAGCGTGCTCGATCTCATCCATTCGTATCGCGAGCTCGGGCACCTCGTTGCCGATCTCGATCCGCTCGGAGAGAACCAGACGACCCATCCGCTGCTCGAGCTGTCGCAGTTCGGGCTGGTCGAAGCGGACCTCTCGCGCGCCGTCGAAATTCCGGCGTTCAAAGCCAAGCCCGTTGCCCGGCTCGGCGAGCTGATCGAGCATCTTCGCGCCACGTACTGCGGCACGGTCGGCATCGAGTACATGTACTTCCAGAACAAGGAACGGCGCGAGTGGATCCAGGAGCGCATCGAGCCGTCGTCGAACAAGCCGAACCTCGCGCCGGCCGAGCGCATCCAGATCCTCGAGCAGCTGCTGCGCGCCAACATGTTCGAGCAGTTCCTGCACAAGAAGTACGTCGGCGCCAAGCGTTTCTCGCTCGAAGGCGCCGAGACGCTGATCCCGCTGCTGCACGAGATCGTCGAGGAGACTGGCCGCATCGGCACGCGTGAAGTCGTCATGGGCATGCCGCATCGCGGGCGACTGAACGTGCTCGCGCACATCCTCGGCAAGCCGTACGAAATGATCCTGTCGGAGTTCGAAGGAAACTTTCTCGCCGACAGCGTGCAGGGCGACGGCGACGTCAAGTACCATCTCGGATATTCGCGTGACCATCGCACGCGCTCGGGCGACGACATCCACCTGTCGCTGCTGTTCAATCCGAGCCACCTCGAGGCGATCAATCCGGTCGCCGAGGGCATCGTCGCCGGAAAACAGCAGTATCTCGCCGATTCCACCTGCAGCCTGGTGCTGCCGCTGCTGATGCACGGCGACGCGGCATTCATGGGCCAGGGGATCGTCATGGAAACGCTCGGGCTGTCCGAGCTCGATGCGTTCCGCACCGGCGGAACCATCCACCTGATCGTCAACAACCAGATCGGCTTCACGACGTCGCCGAAAGACTACCGCTTCACGCGCTATCCGACCGAAGTCGCCAAGCTCATCTCGGCGCTGACGCTGCATGCCAACGGCGATGATCCGGAAGCGGTGGTGCAGGCCGGCCGCATCGCCGCCGAGTTCCGCAACCGCTTCCATGAAGACGTGCTGATCGACCTCGTCTGCTACCGCCGGCACGGCCACAACGAGCTCGACGACCCGACGTTCACGCAGCCGCTGATGTACCGCAAGATTGCTGCCAGGCCGCCGGTGTCGCGCCTGTACGCCGATCGCCTCGTGCGCGAAGGCGTGCTCGACGAAAACGGCGTCGCCGCGATCACCGGGGAGATCGACGCTCAGCTCAACGAGGCGCTCGACTACGCGCGCGACTTCATGCCGAAGCAGCAGGTGTTCTCGTTCGGCGGTGCGTGGAAGGGCATGGGCTGGGCCGGCGACGACTGGTCGGCCACCACGCGCGTCAGTGCGGACGAGCTGCGCCGGATCGCCCGCGCGGCCGCGACGCGACCGGAAGGATTCACGCCGCATCCCAAGGTCGAAAAGCTCTACGCCGAGCGCGCCCAGATGGTCGAGACCGGAACCGGCATCGACTGGGGTTGCGGAGAGATGCTCGCGCTCGGCTCGCTGCTCATCGAGGGTGCCGACGTACGGCTTTCCGGCCAGGACAGCGGCCGCGGCACGTTCAGCCATCGCCACGCAGCGCTGTACGACATGGAAAACGGCCAGCGCCTCGTTCCGCTCGACCGCATGACCGCCGACCAGGGCCGCTTCACGCTGATCGACAGCAACCTGTCGGAAGCCGGCGTGCTCGGCTTCGAGTACGGATTCGCGTCGGCCGACCCGGCCAACCTCGTGATCTGGGAAGCGCAGTTCGGCGACTTCGCCAACGGCGCGCAGATCATCATCGACCAGTTCATCGCGTCGGCCGAATCGAAGTGGCAGCGCAGCAACGGCATCGTGCTGCTGCTGCCGCACGGCTACGAAGGCCAGGGGCCCGAGCATTCGAGCGCCAGGCTCGAGCGCTTCCTCAACCTTTGCGCCGAGCAGAACATGCAGGTCTGCAACCTGACACGGCCTGCGCAGCTCTTTCATGCGCTGCGCCGCCAGGTGCGCCGCAACTTCCGCAAGCCGCTCGTCATCATGAGCCCGAAGAGCATGCTGCGGCACAAGCTGTGCGTGTCGGCGATCGAGGAGTTCACCGACAGCGACTTCCGGCTCGTGCTCGACGAGGTCGAGGACATCGACCGCGAGCACGTGCGCCGCGTGCTGCTGTGCAGCGGCAAGGTCTACTACGACCTCCTCGCCGACCGCACCGAGCGCAACATCCACGACGTCGCGATCGTGCGCGTCGAGCAGCTCTACCCGTTCCCGCTCACCGAGGTTCGCGAAGTGCTGTCACGCTATCCGGCCGACGCCGAAGTCGACTGGGTCCAGGAGGAGCCCAAGAACATGGGAGCGTGGCGCTTCGTCTTCGACCGCAACCACATGATCCTCGACGAGCCGCGCATGCTCTATTACGTAGGCCGCGAAGCGGCAGCGAGTCCGGCCACGGGCTCTTACAAGAAACACAACGCCGAGCTCCGGCAGCTTCTCGACAACGCGTTCCGTCCGAGCCGCTCGCAGTCGGTCTCGTGGGTGAGTCATGCCAGCTGA
- a CDS encoding sucrase ferredoxin — MTSTGHNNTASLRAGGLCSELASRRGLPLIGSAGSYDAILAFELAPPWTARLVGSRASDAALDAAMDFAGRHGRKVRVLALEPDAVRAGVRVLWLARDPGNPARFVRHEYEVPRGALAQTIERLAAGGDAGIEPVAGGEAGSARRDILVCTHGARDACCGKFGYPIYRELCRLAGNARSGSEPVKIWRTSHLGGHRFAPTLLDLPSGRMFGRLTIGDAEAVLGGGQPLVDRLAAIYRGHCGLPEAAQIVERDLWLASGSAFPAAALSWNVDAAGSDWHVEMCARSDLHGECTSIVRVTRCKSSAVSTPPSCGRDPEVESPWQIVERVA, encoded by the coding sequence GTGACTTCGACCGGCCACAACAACACCGCCTCCCTTCGCGCAGGTGGCCTGTGCAGCGAGCTCGCGTCACGCCGTGGACTTCCGCTGATCGGGAGCGCGGGCTCCTATGATGCCATTCTCGCGTTCGAGCTCGCGCCGCCGTGGACCGCGCGGCTGGTCGGCTCGCGCGCGAGCGATGCCGCGCTCGATGCGGCGATGGACTTCGCCGGCCGGCACGGACGCAAGGTGCGCGTGCTCGCTCTCGAGCCGGACGCGGTTCGCGCCGGCGTGCGCGTGCTGTGGCTGGCGCGGGATCCCGGCAATCCCGCGCGTTTCGTGCGTCATGAGTACGAGGTGCCGCGAGGTGCTCTCGCGCAGACGATCGAACGGCTTGCGGCCGGCGGTGACGCCGGCATCGAGCCGGTCGCGGGCGGCGAGGCCGGATCCGCGCGGCGCGACATCCTCGTCTGCACGCACGGTGCGCGCGACGCGTGCTGCGGCAAGTTCGGCTATCCGATCTATCGCGAGCTGTGCCGGCTCGCGGGCAACGCCCGATCCGGTTCCGAGCCGGTAAAGATCTGGCGAACGAGCCATCTCGGCGGTCACCGCTTCGCGCCGACGCTGCTCGATCTTCCGAGCGGACGCATGTTCGGGCGGCTCACGATCGGCGACGCCGAGGCCGTACTCGGAGGCGGCCAGCCGCTCGTCGACCGGCTCGCGGCGATTTATCGCGGACACTGCGGCCTTCCGGAGGCAGCGCAGATCGTCGAGCGCGATCTGTGGCTCGCGTCGGGTAGCGCATTCCCGGCCGCTGCGCTTTCGTGGAACGTCGATGCTGCCGGCAGCGACTGGCATGTCGAGATGTGCGCGCGTTCCGACCTTCACGGTGAATGCACCTCGATTGTGCGAGTAACCCGCTGCAAGTCGTCCGCGGTCTCGACGCCGCCCAGCTGCGGGCGCGATCCCGAGGTCGAATCGCCGTGGCAGATCGTGGAACGGGTCGCGTGA
- a CDS encoding PQQ-dependent sugar dehydrogenase codes for MSRLRRRISLILLVPALGVLAFQLLTLRGGFSTAAMLSAAGRADLVVPDGFAASVFASGLAGPRLITFGPGGLLYVAEAYANRIAVLHDRNGDGTAEATSIFASDLPSVHSVVWHDGALYAGVPTGVIELRDKNGDGKADARKVLIDNYPTDGHSTRTVLFLPDGRMLVSVGSSCNVCKESDPRRAAIVAYDGPSAMGEKVFAKGLRNAVGLALHPVTGELWATCNERDWLGDDLPPDTVRIVTEGSDNGWPRCDAGTISDPDFGADTGCSGVPGPAVLLQAHSAPLGLAFYTGTSFPPEYRGDLFVAFHGSWNRSVPTGYKVVRIHISGGKPEGAAQDFATGFAIADQSRILGRPVGVAVGPDGALYVSDDKGGFIYRIAYIR; via the coding sequence GTGTCACGCCTCCGACGTCGCATCTCGCTGATTCTTCTGGTGCCCGCGCTCGGCGTCCTCGCGTTCCAGCTGCTTACGCTGCGCGGCGGGTTTTCCACGGCTGCGATGCTGTCGGCGGCCGGCCGCGCGGATCTCGTCGTTCCCGACGGATTTGCGGCCAGCGTGTTCGCAAGCGGCCTTGCCGGACCGCGCCTGATCACGTTCGGACCGGGCGGCCTCCTGTACGTGGCCGAGGCTTACGCCAACCGCATCGCCGTTCTCCATGACCGCAATGGCGACGGAACCGCCGAGGCGACGTCGATCTTCGCGTCGGATCTGCCGTCGGTGCATTCGGTCGTCTGGCACGACGGCGCGCTTTACGCCGGCGTTCCGACCGGCGTCATCGAGCTTCGCGACAAAAACGGCGACGGAAAGGCCGATGCGCGCAAGGTGCTCATCGACAACTATCCGACCGACGGTCACAGCACGCGCACGGTGCTGTTCCTCCCGGACGGGCGCATGCTCGTGTCGGTCGGATCGAGCTGCAACGTCTGCAAGGAAAGCGATCCGCGCCGCGCAGCGATCGTCGCCTACGACGGGCCGTCGGCCATGGGCGAGAAAGTCTTCGCGAAGGGCCTTCGCAACGCGGTCGGTCTCGCGCTCCATCCTGTGACGGGCGAGCTCTGGGCAACCTGCAACGAGCGCGACTGGCTCGGCGACGACCTTCCGCCCGACACCGTGCGGATCGTCACGGAAGGCTCGGACAACGGATGGCCGCGCTGCGATGCCGGCACGATCTCCGATCCGGATTTCGGCGCAGACACCGGTTGCAGCGGCGTGCCGGGTCCCGCGGTCCTGCTGCAGGCGCATTCGGCGCCGCTCGGCCTTGCGTTCTACACCGGCACGTCGTTTCCGCCGGAGTATCGCGGCGATCTTTTCGTCGCGTTCCACGGGTCGTGGAACCGCTCGGTTCCGACCGGTTACAAGGTCGTGCGCATCCACATTTCCGGCGGCAAGCCGGAAGGCGCGGCGCAGGATTTCGCGACCGGATTCGCAATTGCCGACCAGAGCCGGATTCTCGGCCGGCCGGTCGGCGTGGCCGTGGGGCCCGACGGCGCACTCTACGTCAGCGACGACAAGGGCGGCTTCATTTACCGGATCGCATACATCCGCTAG
- a CDS encoding fumarylacetoacetate hydrolase family protein, whose translation MKQDGQVIAAVLAAGVREQIHAWRNRQAAGKPRGGWKVCINDPQMQKKLGLERSFVGCLDGSRELASGDRWIVAEGSVLAVEPEFAIRFSAEVPRQPAAEDIRKAIEGVAPAIEVVDWKDAKPDLMSIAASSSFHAGYVVGELQPFADVPAIGGGCPLFLRGEEVLGVPDPALVPADLLDLVAGVVEFLTRHGESIQAGDWLLCGACTTPARVAAGDSVEADFATLGRVRVEFA comes from the coding sequence ATGAAACAGGATGGACAGGTAATCGCCGCCGTTCTCGCAGCCGGCGTCCGTGAACAGATCCACGCGTGGCGAAACCGTCAGGCGGCCGGGAAGCCGCGTGGCGGCTGGAAAGTCTGTATCAACGATCCCCAGATGCAGAAGAAGCTCGGCCTCGAGCGCTCGTTCGTCGGCTGCCTCGACGGTTCGCGCGAGCTCGCCAGCGGCGACCGCTGGATCGTCGCAGAAGGCTCGGTGCTCGCCGTCGAGCCGGAATTTGCGATTCGCTTTTCGGCCGAGGTTCCGCGGCAACCGGCCGCGGAAGACATTCGCAAGGCGATCGAAGGCGTCGCCCCGGCGATCGAAGTCGTCGACTGGAAGGATGCGAAACCCGACCTGATGTCGATCGCCGCGTCGTCGAGCTTTCATGCGGGATATGTCGTCGGCGAGCTGCAACCGTTCGCCGACGTTCCCGCGATAGGCGGAGGGTGCCCGCTGTTTCTTCGCGGTGAGGAAGTCCTCGGCGTGCCGGACCCGGCGCTTGTTCCGGCGGACCTCCTCGACCTCGTCGCCGGCGTCGTCGAATTCCTGACCCGCCACGGCGAATCGATCCAGGCCGGAGACTGGCTGCTCTGCGGAGCCTGCACGACCCCGGCGCGCGTCGCAGCGGGAGACAGCGTCGAAGCCGATTTTGCGACGCTCGGACGCGTTCGCGTCGAGTTTGCGTAG
- a CDS encoding thioredoxin domain-containing protein, whose product MPFGRRTLRTLCNSWTPALAAATLIACAPSPPLFDPLPGAEPLPAQTVGAIRAAWTARDANEPPHTRHLRPDGSPRYTNRLLLETSPYLRQHAHNPVNWYPWGDEAFADARRLGRPVLLSIGYSTCHWCHVMEEESFEDEEIARVLNERYVAIKVDREQRPDLDSIYMTAVIAATGGGGWPMTVWLTPAREPFYAGTYFPARDGDRGSSPGFLSVLEAVEKTWRTRADDVAGAAADLSSRVRGELAASSSAQAEDVDIAALAVDALDKAASDARTRYDPENGGTRGARKFPTGLPLRPMLRYARRSGDADALAMVTNTLEHMAAGGIHDHLAGGFHRYSVDPAWRVPHFEKMLYDNALLAMTYTEASQATGRADFAAVAHEIVAWVGREMTAPDGAFYSATDADSRAPDGKLVEGWFFTWTAAETGAALGERDARLFDAAYGVRASGTSGDGDVSEIDGRSVLRIASSPADLARELSTTEEDVRSRLESSRARLLDARDRRPRPLRDEKILTTWNALMISAAARVAMAEADPAALTLARRAADALMKDRGTGTPLVHSRFGARTQPDVFLEDYAFTEAALLDLFEADSDDRRLAQAVDLDRIVENQFEDSAGGFFRTPAGKADLLVREKSLHDGVEPSGSSVAILNLLRLAEWTGDEKYRARAERALASMSALFRQAPLALADGLVALDFASDAPKEIVLVATRERADLTAFEAVLAKTFVPNRVVLRVTGRPALAELPLAERKVAIDGKPTAYVCEGRVCDLPATDAAVFASELRRVRPLRPAPSRQPVAH is encoded by the coding sequence ATGCCGTTCGGCCGGCGCACGCTGCGCACGCTCTGCAACTCGTGGACGCCGGCGCTTGCCGCGGCGACGCTGATCGCATGCGCACCCTCCCCGCCTCTGTTCGATCCGCTGCCCGGAGCCGAGCCGCTGCCCGCGCAAACTGTCGGCGCGATCCGTGCCGCGTGGACAGCGCGCGATGCGAACGAACCACCGCATACCCGGCACCTGCGGCCGGACGGCTCGCCGCGCTATACGAACCGCCTGCTGCTCGAAACCAGCCCGTATCTTCGCCAGCACGCGCACAATCCGGTCAACTGGTATCCATGGGGCGACGAAGCGTTCGCCGACGCGCGACGTCTCGGTCGGCCGGTGCTGCTGTCGATCGGCTATTCCACGTGCCACTGGTGCCACGTGATGGAAGAGGAGTCGTTCGAGGACGAGGAGATCGCGCGTGTCCTCAACGAGCGCTACGTGGCGATCAAGGTCGACCGCGAGCAGAGGCCGGATCTCGATTCGATCTACATGACGGCCGTCATCGCTGCGACGGGCGGCGGCGGCTGGCCGATGACCGTCTGGCTGACGCCGGCGCGCGAACCGTTCTATGCCGGCACGTATTTCCCGGCGCGCGACGGCGATCGCGGATCGTCGCCGGGTTTCCTCAGCGTGCTCGAGGCTGTCGAAAAGACCTGGCGGACCAGGGCGGATGACGTCGCCGGTGCGGCCGCCGACCTTTCCTCTCGCGTTCGCGGCGAGCTTGCCGCTTCTTCCAGTGCGCAAGCCGAAGACGTCGACATCGCCGCGCTCGCCGTCGATGCGCTCGACAAGGCCGCGTCGGACGCACGCACGCGCTACGATCCGGAAAACGGCGGAACCCGCGGTGCACGCAAGTTCCCGACCGGCCTTCCGCTGCGGCCGATGCTTCGCTACGCGCGCCGAAGCGGAGATGCCGACGCGCTCGCGATGGTCACGAACACGCTCGAGCACATGGCGGCCGGCGGCATCCACGATCATCTGGCCGGCGGCTTTCACCGCTACAGCGTCGATCCGGCGTGGCGCGTGCCGCATTTCGAGAAGATGCTCTACGACAACGCCCTGCTCGCAATGACGTACACCGAAGCGTCGCAGGCAACCGGCCGCGCCGACTTCGCCGCGGTCGCGCACGAGATCGTGGCCTGGGTCGGACGCGAGATGACCGCGCCCGACGGAGCGTTCTACTCGGCAACCGACGCCGACAGCCGCGCGCCCGACGGAAAGCTCGTCGAAGGATGGTTCTTTACGTGGACCGCAGCCGAGACGGGCGCCGCGCTCGGAGAACGCGATGCGCGGCTTTTCGATGCCGCGTACGGTGTACGCGCGAGCGGAACGAGCGGCGACGGCGACGTCAGCGAGATCGACGGCCGCAGTGTGCTTCGTATCGCGTCATCTCCGGCCGATCTCGCGCGCGAGCTCTCGACGACGGAGGAAGACGTGCGGTCGCGGCTCGAATCGAGCCGTGCCCGGCTTCTCGACGCGCGCGATCGGCGGCCGCGTCCGCTTCGCGACGAGAAAATCCTGACGACGTGGAACGCTCTGATGATCAGCGCCGCAGCACGCGTCGCAATGGCCGAGGCCGATCCGGCCGCGCTTACGCTGGCGCGCCGCGCGGCCGACGCGCTCATGAAAGACCGCGGCACGGGGACGCCCCTCGTACACAGCCGTTTCGGCGCACGAACGCAGCCCGACGTGTTTCTCGAGGACTACGCGTTCACCGAAGCCGCGCTGCTCGACCTGTTCGAAGCCGACAGCGACGACCGTCGGCTCGCCCAGGCGGTCGATCTCGATCGCATCGTCGAGAACCAGTTCGAGGACTCCGCCGGCGGGTTTTTCCGCACACCGGCCGGCAAGGCCGATCTGCTCGTGCGCGAAAAGTCGCTGCACGACGGCGTCGAACCATCGGGGAGCTCGGTCGCAATCCTCAATCTGCTGCGACTTGCCGAATGGACCGGCGACGAGAAGTACCGCGCGCGCGCCGAGCGTGCGCTCGCATCGATGTCGGCGTTGTTCCGGCAGGCGCCGCTCGCGCTTGCCGACGGCCTCGTCGCGCTCGACTTCGCAAGTGACGCGCCGAAGGAGATCGTTCTGGTCGCCACGCGTGAGCGCGCGGACCTGACTGCGTTTGAAGCGGTGCTTGCGAAGACCTTCGTGCCGAATCGCGTGGTGCTGAGGGTAACGGGCCGCCCGGCGCTCGCCGAGCTTCCGCTGGCGGAGCGCAAAGTGGCAATCGACGGAAAACCGACAGCATACGTCTGCGAAGGCCGTGTCTGCGATCTGCCGGCGACCGATGCCGCCGTGTTCGCGTCCGAGCTGCGCCGCGTCCGTCCGCTGCGCCCTGCACCTTCTCGCCAGCCGGTCGCTCACTGA
- a CDS encoding ABC-F family ATP-binding cassette domain-containing protein → MALVLGAQSIAKAYSAAPLFERLSFGIHDGDRIGLVGPNGCGKSTLLRVLAGLEEPDSGSVSLRRMTRLAWVAQHPSFAPGKTVAEVLEAALEDSGLDPTARSARARATLGRCGFQDPDARPEHFSGGWQKRLAIAEALVTEPDLMLLDEPTNHLDLDGILWLEDLLSAPASSTVAFVVVSHDRWFLEHVATRMFDLDPVHDGGFFETRGRYSEFLERKDIALREQTRWQETLSNQARREVEWLRRGPKARSTKARARIEEAGRIQQDLADVSARLDRRVASIEMTSSQRRTQRLLECESAGKDFAGRTILAGVDVLLSPGVRVGLLGPNGSGKSTLIRMMTGELAPDRGRVLRADDLRIALLDQHRASLDPSQTLGRALASDGDQVIFAGRPMHVVAWAKRFLFRPEQLQMPVGKLSGGEQARVSLARLMLTPADLLILDEPTNDLDIPTLEVLEESLLEFPGAVVLVTHDRYLFERVATTVIGLDGKGGAQAYADYSQWESERRAAAAPVADEAPAREERVAQPSRTKKLGYLEQREWDEMEARILAAEEHLEAASRRAHDPAAQSDAGEVAVRYRELDQAQAEVTRLYDRWAELEEKRHALS, encoded by the coding sequence ATGGCCCTCGTCCTCGGAGCGCAGTCGATCGCAAAAGCCTACAGCGCGGCGCCGCTGTTCGAGCGGCTGTCGTTCGGCATCCACGACGGCGACCGCATCGGCCTCGTCGGTCCGAACGGATGCGGCAAATCCACGCTGCTGCGCGTTCTTGCCGGACTCGAAGAGCCGGATTCCGGAAGCGTGTCGCTGCGCCGCATGACGCGGCTGGCATGGGTCGCCCAGCATCCGTCGTTCGCACCGGGCAAGACCGTGGCCGAAGTGCTCGAAGCCGCGCTCGAAGACTCCGGGCTCGATCCGACCGCGCGAAGCGCTCGCGCACGCGCAACCCTCGGCCGCTGCGGCTTCCAGGATCCGGACGCACGGCCCGAACATTTCTCCGGCGGATGGCAGAAACGTCTCGCCATCGCCGAAGCGCTCGTCACCGAGCCCGACCTCATGCTGCTCGACGAGCCGACCAACCATCTCGACCTCGACGGCATCCTGTGGCTCGAGGATCTGCTGTCGGCGCCCGCATCGAGCACCGTCGCGTTCGTCGTCGTCAGCCACGACCGCTGGTTTCTCGAGCACGTGGCGACGCGCATGTTCGACCTCGACCCGGTGCACGACGGAGGCTTTTTCGAGACGCGCGGGCGCTACAGCGAATTTCTCGAACGCAAGGACATCGCGCTGCGCGAACAGACCCGCTGGCAGGAGACGCTTTCGAACCAGGCGCGGCGCGAAGTCGAATGGCTGCGGCGCGGGCCGAAGGCGCGCTCGACCAAGGCGCGCGCACGCATCGAGGAAGCCGGCCGCATCCAGCAGGATCTTGCCGACGTGAGCGCGCGGCTCGACCGCCGCGTCGCATCGATCGAGATGACGTCCAGCCAGCGGCGCACGCAGCGCCTTCTCGAGTGCGAATCGGCGGGCAAGGATTTTGCCGGACGCACGATCCTCGCGGGCGTCGACGTGCTGCTGTCGCCGGGCGTGCGCGTCGGCCTGCTCGGACCAAACGGCAGCGGCAAGTCGACACTGATCCGCATGATGACCGGCGAGCTCGCGCCCGACCGCGGACGCGTGCTGCGCGCCGACGATCTTCGCATCGCGCTGCTCGACCAGCACCGCGCGAGTCTCGATCCGTCGCAGACGCTCGGGCGCGCGCTCGCGAGCGACGGCGACCAGGTCATCTTCGCCGGCCGGCCGATGCATGTCGTCGCGTGGGCCAAGCGCTTCCTGTTCCGTCCCGAGCAGCTGCAGATGCCGGTCGGCAAGCTTTCGGGCGGAGAGCAGGCGCGCGTCTCGCTCGCGCGCCTGATGCTCACGCCGGCCGACCTGCTGATCCTCGACGAGCCGACCAACGACCTCGATATCCCGACGCTCGAAGTCCTCGAGGAAAGCCTTCTCGAGTTTCCCGGCGCCGTCGTGCTGGTCACGCACGACCGCTATCTGTTCGAACGCGTCGCCACGACCGTCATCGGGCTCGACGGAAAAGGCGGCGCGCAGGCGTACGCGGACTACTCGCAGTGGGAGAGCGAGCGCCGCGCGGCGGCCGCACCGGTCGCGGACGAAGCGCCCGCCCGTGAGGAGCGGGTCGCGCAACCTTCGCGGACGAAAAAGCTCGGCTATCTCGAGCAGCGCGAATGGGACGAGATGGAAGCGCGCATCCTCGCCGCCGAAGAACATCTCGAAGCGGCGTCGCGACGCGCGCACGATCCGGCCGCGCAGTCGGATGCCGGCGAGGTCGCCGTGCGCTATCGCGAGCTCGACCAGGCACAGGCCGAAGTCACGCGCCTTTACGATCGCTGGGCCGAGCTCGAGGAGAAGCGTCACGCGCTGTCGTAG
- a CDS encoding cysteine synthase A, with translation MNVRDGFVGAIGNTPLLRLRGPSEATGCEILGKAEFLNPGGSIKDRTAWFLVDDFEQRGLLEPGGVIVEGTAGNTGIGLSLVAAARGYRAVIVMPETQSEEKKQTLRLFGADLRLVKAVPYKDPNNYVHVSERLAAEMAKTEPHGAVWAQQFDNTANRDGHYHQTGREIWEQTGGKLDGFVSVIGTGGTIAGVGMYLKEQNPAVKIALADPLGAAMYAYFTRGVLESSGSSITEGIGQGRVTKNIEGAPVDLAYQIPDDEMLGVVFALLRDEGLCVGGSTGVNVAGAIRLARELGPGHTIVTILCDGGQRYQSKMFNAAFLRSKGLPAPDWLDTIG, from the coding sequence ATGAACGTACGTGACGGATTTGTCGGTGCGATCGGCAATACTCCTCTTCTTCGCCTGCGCGGCCCGTCGGAGGCCACCGGCTGCGAGATCCTCGGCAAAGCCGAGTTCCTGAACCCCGGCGGATCGATCAAGGACCGCACCGCGTGGTTCCTCGTCGACGACTTCGAGCAGCGCGGTCTGCTCGAGCCGGGCGGCGTAATCGTTGAAGGCACGGCCGGCAATACGGGCATCGGCCTGTCGCTGGTCGCGGCGGCGCGCGGCTATCGCGCGGTCATCGTGATGCCGGAGACGCAGAGCGAGGAGAAAAAGCAGACGCTGCGCCTTTTCGGCGCCGACCTCCGGCTCGTCAAGGCCGTTCCGTACAAGGATCCCAACAACTACGTGCACGTCTCCGAGCGGCTGGCCGCCGAGATGGCGAAGACCGAGCCGCACGGGGCGGTGTGGGCGCAGCAGTTCGACAACACCGCCAACCGCGACGGCCACTATCATCAGACCGGCCGCGAGATCTGGGAGCAGACCGGCGGCAAGCTCGACGGCTTCGTTTCGGTGATCGGCACCGGCGGCACGATCGCCGGTGTCGGCATGTACCTGAAGGAACAGAACCCCGCCGTGAAAATCGCGCTGGCCGACCCGCTCGGCGCCGCGATGTATGCGTACTTCACGCGCGGCGTGCTCGAATCGAGCGGTTCGTCGATCACCGAAGGAATCGGGCAGGGACGCGTGACGAAGAACATCGAGGGCGCGCCCGTCGATCTCGCCTACCAGATTCCCGATGACGAGATGCTCGGCGTCGTGTTCGCGCTGCTTCGCGACGAAGGGCTCTGCGTCGGCGGCTCGACCGGCGTCAACGTCGCCGGAGCGATCCGCCTCGCGCGCGAGCTCGGGCCGGGCCACACCATCGTGACCATCCTCTGCGACGGCGGACAGCGCTACCAGAGCAAGATGTTCAACGCGGCGTTCCTGCGCTCGAAGGGGCTTCCGGCGCCGGACTGGCTCGATACGATCGGCTGA